A single region of the Pseudomonas sp. GGS8 genome encodes:
- a CDS encoding sensor histidine kinase — translation MPMSFSLTQMILISAAYLAVLFGVAWISERGMIPRAIIRHPLTYTLSLGVYASAWAFYGTVGLAYQYGYGFLSSYLGVSGAFLLAPVLLYPILKITRTYQLSSLADLFAFRFRSTWAGALTTIFMLIGVLPLLALQIQAVADSIGILTHEPVQHRVALSFCALITLFTIFFGSRHIATREKHEGLVFAIAFESVIKLIAIGGVGLYALYGVFDGPQQLELWLLQNQTALAALHTPLQEGPWRTLLLVFFASAIVMPHMYHMTFTENLNPRSLVSASWGLPLFLLLMSLAVPLILWAGLKLGATTNPEYFTLGIGIAANSKALALLAYVGGLSAASGLIIVTTLALSGMALNHLVLPLYQPPAEGNIYRWLKWTRRALIVAIIMAGYGFYLMLGAEQDLANLGIVAFVATLQFLPGVLSVLYWPTANRRGFIAGLLAGILVWLVTMLLPLVGNLQGFYIPLLNMIYVLDDTSWHMAAIASLAANVLMFTLISLFTNASPEEASAAEACAVDNVRRPQRRELHAASPQEFATQLAKPLGAKAAQKEVEQALRDLYLPFDERRPYALRRLRDRIEANLSGLMGPSVAQDMVETFLPYKAGGENYVTEDIHFIESRLEDYHSRLTGLAAELDALRRYHRQTLQELPMGVCSLAKDQEILMWNKAMEELTGIAAQRVVGSRLSTIADPWKELLQGFINLPDEHLHKQHLALDGQTRWLNLHKAAIDEPLAPGNSGLVLLVEDLTETQMLEDKLVHSERLASIGRLAAGVAHEIGNPITGIACLAQNLREEREEDAELTEISGQILEQTKRVSRIVQSLMSFAHAGGHQHSDEPVCLAEVAQDAIGLLALNRRNFEVQFYNLCAPDHWVEGDPQRLAQVLINLLSNARDASPPGSAVRVKSEAGEHTVDLIVEDEGSGIPSSIMDRLFEPFFTTKDPGEGTGLGLALVYSIVEEHYGQITIDSPADVQSQRGTRIRVTLPRHVEATSAVN, via the coding sequence ATGCCGATGAGCTTTAGCCTGACCCAGATGATCCTGATCAGCGCCGCGTACCTGGCGGTGCTGTTCGGTGTGGCCTGGATCAGTGAACGGGGCATGATCCCCCGGGCGATCATCCGCCACCCACTGACGTACACCCTGTCGCTGGGGGTTTACGCCAGTGCCTGGGCGTTTTACGGCACGGTGGGCCTGGCCTATCAGTACGGCTACGGTTTTCTGTCCAGCTACCTCGGGGTTTCCGGGGCGTTTCTGCTGGCACCGGTGCTTTTGTACCCGATCCTGAAAATCACCCGCACCTATCAACTCTCGTCCCTGGCCGACTTATTTGCGTTCCGTTTCCGCAGTACCTGGGCCGGTGCGCTGACGACGATTTTCATGCTGATCGGCGTGCTGCCATTGCTGGCGTTGCAGATTCAGGCAGTGGCCGATTCCATCGGCATCCTCACCCACGAACCGGTGCAGCATCGCGTGGCCCTGAGCTTCTGCGCGCTGATTACGCTGTTCACGATTTTCTTCGGCTCGCGCCACATCGCCACCCGCGAGAAACATGAAGGCCTGGTGTTTGCGATTGCCTTCGAGTCGGTGATCAAGCTGATCGCGATTGGCGGCGTCGGCCTGTATGCACTTTATGGCGTGTTCGACGGCCCGCAACAGCTGGAACTGTGGTTGCTGCAGAACCAGACCGCCCTCGCCGCCCTGCACACGCCATTGCAGGAAGGTCCATGGCGCACACTGCTGCTGGTGTTCTTCGCTTCGGCGATCGTCATGCCGCACATGTACCACATGACCTTTACTGAAAACCTCAACCCGCGCTCGCTGGTCAGTGCAAGCTGGGGCTTGCCGCTGTTCCTGCTGCTGATGAGCCTGGCAGTGCCGTTGATTCTCTGGGCCGGACTGAAACTCGGTGCCACCACCAATCCGGAATATTTCACCCTGGGTATCGGCATCGCCGCCAATAGCAAAGCCCTGGCGCTGTTGGCGTATGTCGGTGGATTGTCGGCGGCCAGCGGGCTGATCATTGTCACCACATTGGCGCTGTCCGGGATGGCACTGAACCATCTGGTGTTGCCGCTTTATCAGCCGCCCGCTGAAGGCAATATCTACCGCTGGCTGAAATGGACCCGCCGGGCGCTGATCGTCGCGATCATCATGGCCGGTTACGGTTTCTACCTGATGCTGGGCGCGGAACAGGATCTGGCCAACCTCGGCATCGTCGCCTTCGTCGCCACGTTGCAGTTCCTGCCGGGCGTGTTGTCGGTACTGTACTGGCCGACCGCCAACCGTCGCGGCTTCATCGCAGGCTTGCTGGCGGGGATTCTGGTGTGGCTGGTGACCATGCTGCTGCCGCTGGTCGGCAATCTGCAAGGCTTCTACATTCCGTTGCTGAACATGATTTACGTGCTGGACGACACCAGCTGGCACATGGCGGCGATTGCCTCGCTGGCCGCCAACGTGCTGATGTTCACCCTGATTTCACTGTTCACCAACGCCAGCCCCGAAGAGGCCAGCGCCGCCGAAGCCTGTGCGGTGGACAACGTTCGCCGCCCGCAACGCCGCGAACTGCATGCTGCCTCGCCTCAGGAATTCGCCACGCAACTGGCCAAACCGCTGGGTGCCAAGGCGGCGCAGAAAGAGGTCGAACAGGCGCTGCGTGACCTTTATCTGCCGTTCGACGAACGCCGGCCTTACGCCTTGCGTCGTTTGCGTGACCGTATTGAAGCCAACCTCTCCGGCCTGATGGGCCCGAGTGTGGCGCAAGACATGGTCGAAACCTTCCTGCCCTACAAGGCCGGTGGCGAAAACTACGTCACCGAAGACATCCACTTCATCGAAAGTCGCCTCGAGGATTACCACTCGCGCCTCACCGGCCTTGCCGCCGAACTCGATGCCCTGCGCCGCTACCACCGCCAAACCCTGCAGGAATTGCCGATGGGTGTGTGCTCGCTGGCCAAGGATCAGGAAATCCTCATGTGGAACAAAGCCATGGAGGAGCTGACCGGGATTGCCGCGCAGCGTGTGGTCGGTTCGCGCCTGAGCACCATTGCCGATCCGTGGAAAGAGCTGCTGCAAGGCTTCATCAATCTGCCGGATGAACACCTGCACAAGCAGCACCTGGCCCTCGATGGCCAGACCCGCTGGCTGAACCTGCACAAAGCGGCGATCGACGAACCGCTGGCGCCGGGTAACAGCGGCCTGGTGCTGCTGGTGGAAGACCTGACCGAAACCCAGATGCTCGAAGACAAACTGGTGCACTCCGAGCGTCTGGCCAGCATCGGCCGACTGGCGGCCGGCGTGGCCCATGAAATCGGCAACCCGATCACCGGCATTGCCTGCCTCGCGCAAAACCTGCGCGAAGAACGTGAAGAAGACGCCGAGCTCACGGAAATCAGCGGGCAGATCCTCGAGCAGACCAAACGCGTGTCGCGCATCGTTCAGTCGCTGATGAGCTTCGCCCATGCGGGCGGTCATCAGCACAGCGACGAGCCCGTTTGTCTGGCGGAAGTGGCCCAGGATGCCATCGGCCTGCTGGCCTTGAACCGGCGCAATTTCGAAGTACAGTTCTACAACCTGTGCGCCCCCGATCATTGGGTCGAAGGCGACCCGCAGCGGCTCGCCCAGGTATTGATCAATCTGCTCTCAAACGCCCGCGACGCTTCGCCTCCGGGCAGTGCGGTGCGCGTCAAGAGCGAAGCCGGCGAACACACGGTCGATCTGATCGTCGAAGACGAAGGCAGCGGTATTCCCTCGAGCATCATGGACCGACTGTTCGAACCCTTCTTCACCACCAAGGATCCTGGCGAAGGCACCGGTCTGGGCCTTGCACTGGTCTATTCCATCGTTGAAGAGCATTATGGACAAATCACCATCGACAGCCCGGCTGATGTTCAAAGCCAACGCGGCACCCGTATCCGGGTGACCTTACCGCGTCATGTCGAAGCGACGTCCGCTGTGAACTGA